A single window of Ignavibacteriota bacterium DNA harbors:
- a CDS encoding NADH-quinone oxidoreductase subunit M, with product MNGIPLLSLITFLPVIGMLIILFIPGKLVKEIKITSLVITFLQIIIAVMLLANFNYSAGGVYDASSFQFIEKFRWIKITGLSWIGTVKVDYFLGADGLSMPMLLLTALVSFIAIISSWNINKSVKGFFALFLLLDTGMMGVFVALDFFLFYIFWELMLLPMYFLIGIWGGPRKEYAAIKFFIYTLFGSVFMLLVMIALYFSASETLADGTTVFTFNLIALMDPTNYTTNGILSPLNPNNFRFIAYIALFVGFAIKIPMFPFHTWLPDAHVEAPTPISVILAGVLLKMGTYGILRISYPIFPEITRELSFYIALFGVINIIYGALVALAQKDFKKLIAYSSVSHMGYVLLGMASMTTTGITGAIFQMFNHGTITAMLFLIVGVIYDRAHTRDINGFGGLANKMPVYTFFVTVAFFAAIGLPSLSGFISEALVFVGAFSVAELRVLTMIGTLGILFGAAYMLWTLQRIFFGEFNKKWDDVLTDITFREYAMFIPLTIIIVFLGIYPSAMLDIMNTSVNSLVQFLSENSRGFTLGGM from the coding sequence ATGAATGGAATTCCACTTTTATCATTAATTACTTTTCTACCAGTTATTGGAATGTTGATTATTTTATTCATTCCCGGAAAATTGGTAAAAGAAATTAAAATTACTTCATTGGTAATAACGTTTTTACAGATTATTATTGCCGTAATGTTGTTGGCAAATTTTAATTATTCTGCCGGCGGTGTTTATGACGCCAGTTCATTTCAATTCATTGAGAAGTTTAGATGGATTAAAATTACAGGATTATCATGGATTGGTACTGTAAAAGTTGATTATTTCTTAGGCGCAGATGGTCTTAGCATGCCGATGCTTCTTTTAACCGCGTTAGTATCTTTTATTGCTATAATATCTTCTTGGAATATTAATAAATCTGTTAAAGGTTTCTTTGCTCTTTTTTTACTGTTAGATACTGGAATGATGGGAGTTTTTGTCGCGCTAGACTTTTTCCTATTTTACATTTTCTGGGAATTAATGCTTCTTCCAATGTATTTCTTAATCGGAATTTGGGGCGGTCCAAGAAAAGAATATGCAGCTATAAAGTTCTTTATCTATACTTTATTCGGCAGTGTTTTTATGCTGTTGGTTATGATTGCTTTATATTTCAGCGCAAGCGAAACTTTAGCAGACGGAACAACTGTATTTACTTTCAACTTAATCGCTTTGATGGATCCGACAAATTATACAACAAATGGAATTTTATCTCCATTAAATCCAAACAATTTCCGATTCATTGCATATATCGCTTTGTTTGTGGGCTTTGCAATCAAAATACCAATGTTCCCTTTCCATACTTGGCTGCCTGATGCTCACGTTGAAGCTCCGACACCTATCAGCGTTATATTAGCCGGTGTTCTGCTTAAAATGGGAACTTATGGAATTTTAAGAATTAGTTATCCTATATTTCCAGAAATTACAAGAGAATTATCATTTTATATCGCCTTATTCGGTGTAATAAATATTATTTATGGCGCTCTTGTTGCTTTGGCTCAAAAAGATTTTAAAAAATTGATCGCATATTCATCTGTTTCTCATATGGGATATGTTTTACTTGGAATGGCATCAATGACAACTACAGGCATTACCGGAGCAATATTCCAAATGTTTAATCACGGTACAATAACAGCAATGTTATTCTTGATTGTTGGAGTAATTTATGATAGAGCTCATACGAGAGATATAAATGGATTCGGCGGATTGGCAAACAAAATGCCGGTATATACTTTTTTCGTAACTGTTGCATTCTTCGCGGCAATCGGTTTACCAAGTTTATCCGGATTTATTTCAGAAGCATTGGTATTCGTAGGCGCGTTTAGTGTTGCGGAATTAAGAGTTTTAACAATGATTGGTACATTGGGAATTTTGTTTGGCGCTGCTTATATGCTCTGGACATTGCAGCGAATTTTCTTTGGTGAGTTCAATAAAAAATGGGATGATGTTCTGACGGACATTACTTTTAGAGAATATGCAATGTTTATTCCTTTAACTATAATAATTGTGTTTTTAGGAATTTATCCTTCAGCAATGTTGGATATAATGAATACATCTGTTAATTCTCTTGTTCAATTTTTAAGCGAAAATTCGCGTGGATTTACATTAGGCGGAATGTAA
- a CDS encoding NADH-quinone oxidoreductase subunit N, with protein sequence MFENLFTDITLIRPEVIVSITLMVLVLIDLFYQKDKSLIPLVGMVGLILALYYSLTGINVNSHAFLTSSANNDYGLISIDSYGTYFKIIILIASILIILFAKNSAEIKKIEERSGEFYTLIFGMILGMLFMVSATDLIMIYISVELLSLSSYVLAGFTKLRDRDTEASLKYLVYGATSSGLMLFGISIIYGLTGSTNLFIINDIFKSTSVNVLAYSFSMILIFTGIGFKISAVPFHFWTPDVYEGAPISVTAFLSVASKAAGFALLIRFIKTTFMLKEINGVWVLLDGFNWQHFIIVISILTMTLGNFAALWQDNVKRMLAYSSIAHAGYMLLGIAVLSDQGLLAVMIYFMIYLLMNIGAFYIVMLISNRINSEDVNDYNRLGYASPFLGIALTIFLISLTGLPPTAGFISKLYIFLALLDAKMIFVAVIAVLNSVVSLYYYIRILKHMFISESEKEIQKFTISLNEIVFIVILLIPTLLLGVYFSPIVDFAQSCLTMLVR encoded by the coding sequence ATGTTTGAAAACTTATTTACAGATATTACGTTAATTAGACCTGAAGTAATTGTTTCAATTACTCTAATGGTATTAGTTTTAATCGATTTATTTTATCAAAAAGACAAATCCTTAATTCCATTGGTTGGAATGGTTGGCCTTATTTTAGCTCTATATTATTCGTTAACAGGAATCAATGTAAACTCTCATGCGTTTTTAACCAGTTCTGCAAATAATGATTACGGACTAATTTCAATAGATTCTTATGGAACATATTTTAAGATAATTATTCTGATAGCTTCAATACTTATTATATTGTTTGCCAAAAATTCAGCCGAAATTAAAAAGATTGAAGAAAGATCAGGTGAGTTTTATACTTTGATCTTTGGAATGATTCTAGGCATGTTATTTATGGTTTCTGCTACCGATTTAATTATGATCTATATTTCTGTTGAACTATTATCTTTATCATCTTATGTGTTAGCCGGATTTACTAAACTGCGCGATCGAGATACAGAAGCTTCTTTAAAATACCTTGTTTACGGAGCAACATCATCAGGTTTAATGCTTTTCGGCATTTCTATAATTTATGGGCTTACAGGCAGCACAAATTTGTTTATTATTAATGATATATTTAAATCAACCAGCGTAAATGTTTTAGCTTATTCTTTTTCAATGATTTTAATATTTACCGGAATCGGATTTAAAATATCTGCTGTTCCATTCCATTTTTGGACACCTGACGTTTATGAAGGAGCACCGATTTCAGTTACCGCTTTCCTATCCGTTGCCAGCAAAGCTGCGGGATTTGCGTTGCTGATAAGATTTATCAAAACCACTTTCATGCTCAAGGAAATTAATGGAGTTTGGGTTTTATTAGACGGATTTAACTGGCAGCATTTCATTATAGTTATTTCAATTTTGACAATGACTTTAGGTAATTTTGCCGCATTGTGGCAGGATAACGTAAAGAGGATGCTTGCCTATTCCAGTATTGCTCATGCCGGATATATGCTTTTAGGAATTGCAGTTCTATCCGATCAAGGCTTACTAGCTGTAATGATTTATTTTATGATTTATTTATTGATGAATATAGGTGCTTTTTATATTGTTATGCTTATCTCCAATAGAATTAATTCGGAAGACGTTAATGATTATAACCGTCTTGGTTATGCATCTCCTTTTTTGGGAATAGCTCTAACAATATTTTTAATTTCGCTTACCGGACTTCCGCCAACAGCAGGATTTATTTCAAAACTATATATTTTCTTGGCGCTGCTAGACGCAAAAATGATTTTTGTTGCTGTCATCGCCGTGTTGAATAGTGTTGTTTCGCTTTACTATTATATCAGAATTCTTAAACATATGTTTATTAGTGAATCTGAAAAAGAAATTCAAAAATTTACCATTTCACTTAATGAAATAGTTTTTATTGTAATTCTCTTAATCCCTACATTGCTCCTTGGAGTTTATTTTTCACCTATTGTGGATTTTGCCCAAAGCTGTTTAACTATGTTGGTTAGGTAA
- a CDS encoding Rrf2 family transcriptional regulator, translating into MIKISKSVEYSILALKYISDHGDVKISSSTIANDLNIPYDLLAKLLQKLVKKGIIKSEQGKYGGYSLIIPTDKLTIMEIITALEENIQLTNCSFQEATIESCGRINSCNIRSPFMNLQNRINEMFESITLYEISN; encoded by the coding sequence ATGATAAAAATTTCAAAATCAGTTGAATATTCGATACTTGCGCTTAAATATATTTCCGATCATGGAGACGTTAAAATCAGCAGTTCTACTATTGCCAATGATCTGAATATCCCATATGATCTTTTAGCAAAACTACTTCAGAAGTTGGTTAAAAAAGGAATTATTAAATCAGAGCAAGGAAAGTACGGCGGTTACTCTTTAATTATACCGACTGATAAATTAACAATAATGGAAATCATTACCGCACTTGAAGAAAATATTCAATTAACAAATTGTTCTTTTCAAGAAGCGACAATTGAAAGCTGCGGAAGAATTAATAGTTGTAATATCAGATCCCCTTTTATGAATTTGCAAAACAGAATAAATGAAATGTTTGAGTCGATAACTTTATATGAAATTTCAAATTAA
- the erpA gene encoding iron-sulfur cluster insertion protein ErpA gives MNNLTDTSSTITISEKALKQVKQIMSENNIPHNYALRISIKGGGCSGFTYNLGFDGDEKDGDTFFENQDLRIVVDGKSLFYLMGTQLDFSDGLNGRGFIFNNPNAAKTCGCGESFGV, from the coding sequence ATGAACAACTTAACTGACACCAGTTCAACTATAACAATTTCAGAAAAAGCTCTTAAGCAAGTAAAACAAATTATGAGCGAAAACAATATTCCCCATAATTATGCGTTAAGAATTAGCATAAAAGGCGGAGGCTGTTCAGGATTTACATATAATCTTGGTTTCGACGGCGATGAAAAAGACGGTGATACATTTTTTGAGAATCAAGATCTTAGAATTGTTGTTGATGGAAAAAGCCTATTCTATTTAATGGGAACACAACTCGATTTCAGTGACGGTTTAAACGGAAGAGGTTTTATATTTAATAATCCTAACGCTGCAAAAACCTGCGGCTGCGGAGAATCTTTTGGAGTATAA
- a CDS encoding superoxide dismutase, producing the protein MSKFELPALPYDFNALEPYIDARTMEIHHGKHHAAYVNNLNAAIAGTDMEGKSLEDLMSNISKYPAAVRNNGGGHFNHSLFWTIMGKGKGGAPSGKLSEAINADFGSFDSFKEAFSKAGATRFGSGWAWLIVSNGKLVVSSTPNQDNPLMDLAEVKGTPILGLDVWEHAYYLHYQNRRPDYITAFWNVVDWDAVAKRFNEAK; encoded by the coding sequence ATGAGCAAATTTGAATTGCCTGCATTACCATATGATTTCAATGCACTTGAACCATATATTGATGCAAGAACAATGGAAATTCATCACGGAAAACATCACGCAGCTTATGTAAATAATTTAAATGCTGCTATTGCAGGTACAGATATGGAAGGCAAATCATTGGAAGATTTAATGTCGAATATTTCTAAATATCCTGCAGCAGTAAGAAATAACGGCGGCGGACATTTTAATCATTCATTATTTTGGACAATAATGGGAAAAGGCAAAGGCGGAGCGCCTTCAGGTAAATTATCAGAAGCTATTAATGCCGATTTTGGCTCATTCGATAGTTTCAAAGAAGCTTTTTCAAAAGCTGGCGCAACAAGATTCGGTTCGGGCTGGGCTTGGCTTATTGTATCAAATGGCAAATTAGTTGTTTCTTCTACTCCAAATCAAGATAATCCTTTGATGGATTTAGCAGAAGTTAAAGGAACTCCAATATTAGGTTTAGATGTTTGGGAACATGCTTATTATCTTCATTATCAAAATAGAAGACCTGATTATATAACTGCTTTTTGGAATGTTGTTGATTGGGATGCCGTTGCAAAACGTTTTAATGAAGCAAAGTAA
- a CDS encoding F0F1 ATP synthase subunit epsilon, with product MEKLHLEIITPSKIGYNGNVISVTVPGTNGNFQILFNHAPIISSLEIGEIKIEESEGSKLHFSTSGGTIELSNNKIIILAESLERSDNIDVKRAEDAKSRAENRLKNKRSENIDELRAEFALKRAINRLKIANKFSLN from the coding sequence ATGGAAAAATTACATTTAGAAATTATTACGCCAAGCAAAATTGGTTATAATGGAAACGTAATTTCAGTTACTGTTCCGGGAACAAATGGTAATTTCCAAATTTTATTTAATCATGCGCCTATTATAAGCTCTTTAGAAATTGGTGAAATTAAAATTGAAGAAAGCGAAGGTTCGAAACTTCATTTTTCAACAAGCGGCGGTACAATAGAATTATCAAATAATAAAATAATTATACTTGCTGAATCATTAGAACGCTCTGATAATATTGACGTTAAAAGAGCTGAGGACGCAAAATCAAGAGCGGAAAATAGGTTAAAGAACAAAAGAAGTGAAAATATTGATGAGCTTAGAGCAGAATTTGCGTTAAAAAGAGCAATAAACAGACTTAAGATAGCCAACAAATTTTCGTTAAATTAA
- the atpD gene encoding F0F1 ATP synthase subunit beta: MAVNEGTIVRVIGPVVDIDFTGGTIPEIYNAIQIPTEKDGENSILTLEVQQHLGDNRVRAVAMDITDGLVRGMKAINTGEPISVPVGPETLGRLINVLGEGIDELGEIKTERKAPIHHHAPAFAKLTTSQEMFETGIKVIDLLEPYSKGGKTGLFGGAGVGKTVIIQELIHNIASQHGGYSVFTGVGERTREGNDLWREMKESGVLDKTALVFGQMNEPPGARLRVGLTGLTIAEYFRDVEERDVLLFIDNIFRFTQAGSEVSALLGRMPSAVGYQPNLASEMGELQERITSTDKGSITSVQAIYVPADDLTDPAPATAFSHLDATTVLSRQISELGIYPAVDPLDSTSRILEPGVIGHEHYRVASQVKEILQAYKDLQDIINILGMDELSEDDKVVVRRARRIQRFLSQPFHVAEQFTGTPGKYVKLEDTVRSFKEILEGKHDNLPEMAFMYVGTIEEAVEKAKKMA; encoded by the coding sequence ATGGCAGTCAACGAAGGAACAATTGTCAGAGTAATTGGACCAGTTGTGGATATTGATTTTACCGGCGGAACGATTCCGGAAATCTATAATGCAATTCAAATTCCAACTGAAAAAGATGGCGAAAATTCTATTTTAACTCTTGAAGTTCAACAGCATCTTGGAGATAATAGAGTAAGAGCCGTTGCGATGGATATTACCGATGGCTTGGTAAGAGGAATGAAAGCAATTAATACTGGGGAACCAATCTCAGTTCCAGTTGGACCGGAGACATTAGGAAGACTTATTAATGTGCTAGGAGAAGGAATTGATGAATTAGGGGAAATTAAAACAGAAAGAAAAGCTCCAATTCACCATCATGCCCCGGCTTTTGCAAAACTCACCACATCGCAGGAAATGTTTGAAACCGGAATTAAAGTTATCGATTTGTTAGAGCCCTATTCGAAAGGCGGAAAGACAGGTTTATTTGGCGGTGCCGGTGTTGGTAAAACAGTAATTATTCAGGAGCTTATACATAATATTGCCTCTCAACATGGAGGCTATTCGGTATTTACCGGAGTTGGTGAAAGAACAAGAGAAGGCAATGATCTTTGGCGTGAAATGAAAGAATCCGGAGTTCTTGATAAAACCGCTTTGGTGTTTGGTCAAATGAACGAACCTCCAGGTGCTAGACTTAGAGTTGGTTTAACCGGTTTAACAATTGCCGAATATTTTAGAGATGTTGAAGAAAGAGATGTTTTGCTTTTTATTGATAATATTTTCCGTTTTACACAAGCTGGTTCGGAAGTTAGCGCTTTGTTGGGAAGAATGCCTTCAGCAGTTGGATATCAGCCAAACTTAGCTTCGGAAATGGGTGAATTGCAGGAAAGAATTACTTCAACCGATAAAGGTTCAATTACATCCGTACAAGCAATATATGTACCGGCAGACGATTTAACAGATCCTGCTCCGGCAACAGCTTTTTCGCATTTGGACGCAACAACCGTATTAAGCCGACAAATTTCTGAATTAGGTATTTATCCCGCTGTTGATCCTTTAGATTCTACTTCAAGAATTCTTGAACCGGGTGTTATTGGTCATGAACATTATAGAGTTGCAAGTCAAGTTAAAGAAATTTTACAGGCATATAAAGATTTACAAGATATAATAAATATTTTAGGAATGGATGAATTATCTGAAGATGATAAAGTAGTTGTTAGACGCGCTAGAAGAATTCAAAGATTTTTAAGTCAGCCATTTCATGTTGCCGAACAGTTTACCGGAACTCCTGGTAAATATGTTAAATTGGAAGATACAGTAAGAAGCTTTAAAGAAATTCTTGAAGGGAAACATGATAATCTTCCGGAAATGGCGTTTATGTATGTCGGTACAATTGAAGAAGCCGTTGAAAAAGCAAAGAAGATGGCTTAA
- a CDS encoding T9SS type A sorting domain-containing protein, whose translation MNKKFLGILFFLLISNYFAQETFRVMTYNVLNYPSKISTTRNPYFKKVIKEIDPDILVVQEMESAYGVQLFLNEVLDSNYIAGEFVDGYDTDNALFYKDSIFSFIDNQPIKTSLRNISQLTLLHKNSNDTLIIYSAHLKASDGADNEIQRSEEVKKLREVTNKLPLGKYYLLVGDLNLYYSNEPAFQGLINKSQSGYFIDPLNKIGSWHNSSTYRDIHTQSTRLSNLSDEGSTGGLDDRFDMILASQAVIDSGGISYIPKTYKSFGNDGNHFNKAINELPNSYVSDEIAVALYYSSDHLPVFADFEVKNLTSIKNPTKIPEDITLYQNYPNPFNATTIIEYSVSSEKIDHNSNISIKIYNILGKEIETLVNKTHSSGNYKVQFNAENLATGIYFCVLKLNNKIIIKKMTLLK comes from the coding sequence ATGAATAAAAAGTTTTTAGGTATTTTGTTTTTTCTTTTAATTAGTAATTATTTTGCACAAGAAACTTTCCGTGTAATGACATACAATGTTTTAAATTATCCAAGCAAAATTTCTACTACGCGAAATCCGTATTTCAAAAAAGTTATAAAAGAAATTGATCCTGATATTTTAGTTGTTCAAGAAATGGAAAGCGCATACGGTGTTCAATTATTTTTGAATGAAGTATTAGATTCAAATTATATTGCCGGAGAATTTGTCGATGGATATGATACGGACAATGCTCTTTTTTATAAAGATTCAATTTTTAGTTTTATCGATAACCAACCAATAAAAACGTCTTTAAGGAATATTTCGCAGCTTACTCTATTGCACAAAAATTCTAATGATACTTTGATTATTTATTCGGCGCATTTAAAGGCAAGTGACGGCGCTGATAATGAAATTCAAAGATCTGAAGAAGTTAAAAAGTTGAGAGAAGTTACCAATAAATTGCCGCTTGGAAAATATTATTTATTAGTTGGCGATTTAAATTTATATTACTCTAATGAACCCGCATTTCAAGGTTTAATTAACAAATCTCAAAGTGGTTATTTTATAGATCCTTTAAATAAAATTGGCAGCTGGCATAACAGTTCAACTTATAGAGACATTCATACACAATCTACAAGATTGTCAAATCTTTCCGATGAAGGCTCAACAGGCGGATTAGATGACAGATTTGATATGATTTTAGCTTCACAAGCAGTTATCGATTCCGGAGGAATATCTTATATTCCCAAAACCTATAAATCTTTTGGGAATGACGGAAATCATTTTAACAAAGCAATAAATGAACTGCCGAATTCCTATGTTTCAGATGAAATTGCAGTTGCGCTTTATTATTCTTCAGATCATTTACCCGTATTTGCGGATTTTGAGGTTAAAAACCTAACTTCGATTAAAAATCCGACCAAAATTCCCGAAGATATTACATTATATCAAAATTACCCGAACCCTTTTAATGCAACAACTATAATAGAATATTCTGTATCAAGTGAGAAAATTGATCATAATTCGAATATTTCGATAAAAATTTACAATATTCTTGGAAAAGAAATTGAAACTCTGGTGAATAAAACTCATTCATCCGGAAATTATAAAGTACAATTCAATGCAGAAAACCTCGCTACAGGAATATATTTTTGTGTGTTAAAATTGAATAATAAAATTATTATAAAAAAAATGACATTATTAAAATAA
- a CDS encoding PorV/PorQ family protein — protein MNKIIFLILILTFSAAESNAQLFPTLGGQRAGISTAQFLKIGVGGRATAMGDAYIAVANDVSSLYWNPAGLVQSDKDQIMFSHNNWIVDIGHEFLGANYHISNNDVVGFSLMSLHMKDMKVTTEVNPFGTGEYFSFGDFSVSASYSRRMTEQFSFGATIRYIEETLDKLKMRGVLVDLGTFYWTGLGSTRFAVTISNFGNELAPDGKVILFGGREKSEWQSFSPPTMFRIGFALEPYQNEDHRITASIQLNHPNDNSENVSIGSEYSWHEMFFVRGGYKINSDEQDLSFGVGVKMDLDFSEFTLDYSFVNFERLGSAHRFSIILGI, from the coding sequence ATGAATAAAATAATTTTTCTCATTTTAATATTAACGTTTTCCGCGGCTGAATCAAATGCTCAGCTTTTTCCAACTTTGGGCGGACAAAGAGCGGGCATTTCCACGGCGCAATTCTTAAAAATTGGAGTAGGCGGTAGAGCAACTGCAATGGGAGACGCGTATATTGCAGTTGCCAATGATGTGTCATCTTTGTATTGGAATCCTGCCGGCTTGGTTCAATCTGATAAAGACCAAATAATGTTTTCGCATAATAATTGGATTGTTGATATAGGACATGAATTCTTAGGTGCGAATTATCATATTTCTAATAATGATGTGGTGGGTTTTTCACTAATGTCACTTCATATGAAAGATATGAAAGTTACGACTGAAGTAAATCCTTTTGGAACCGGAGAATATTTTTCTTTCGGTGATTTTTCTGTATCCGCGTCTTACTCAAGAAGGATGACCGAACAATTTAGTTTTGGTGCAACAATTAGATACATTGAAGAAACTTTAGATAAACTTAAAATGAGAGGAGTATTGGTCGATTTAGGAACGTTCTATTGGACCGGACTAGGCTCAACCAGATTTGCAGTTACAATTTCAAATTTTGGAAATGAACTTGCGCCCGATGGTAAAGTTATTTTATTCGGCGGTAGAGAAAAAAGTGAATGGCAGTCTTTTTCGCCGCCTACTATGTTTAGAATCGGTTTTGCTCTTGAACCATATCAAAATGAAGATCATCGAATAACGGCTTCAATTCAGCTTAATCATCCTAATGATAATAGCGAAAATGTTTCAATCGGAAGCGAGTATTCCTGGCATGAAATGTTTTTTGTTAGAGGCGGATATAAAATAAACTCCGATGAACAAGATTTATCTTTCGGCGTTGGAGTTAAAATGGATTTGGATTTTTCTGAATTTACTTTGGATTATTCTTTTGTAAATTTTGAAAGATTAGGTTCGGCTCATAGATTTTCAATCATTCTTGGAATTTAA